The Xiphias gladius isolate SHS-SW01 ecotype Sanya breed wild chromosome 4, ASM1685928v1, whole genome shotgun sequence genome includes a window with the following:
- the rev3l gene encoding DNA polymerase zeta catalytic subunit isoform X3 — METHNQGQKTCLHLHGVFPYIYVPYDGYGQQPERYLRQVAFSIDRALNVAMGNPASSAQHVFKVVLVSGMPFYGYHAKEKHFMKIYLFNPQMVKRVCELLQSGAVMSKSYQPHEGHIPYLLQLFIDYNLYGMNLVNLGAVKFRRSQNKEVPDRQTPSSRPSISPWKSPCASKLNESTLGGTFVRWEENTIPCSLVLDEVEKQSTCELEVDAVAVDVLNRLEMENQIGRNPGLQAIWEDEKQRRREKNQATQIETPESQDRGFVDSTESEKVFMKRFKEILTENKFDVTQAPSVGVGEEDQEDFPADLTLHSDPPTPEGLECTTANAVEVHRDSQPDSVSSSGKISEEAVVDEEAILSVLENSHTFLSLSQTSNHSPLLDSSQDHAIIDLLAGLEDDGFCRTPIRQNSQSQSLPGARSYHCNSDEEEAGPELDREEAELSVIMSQRWDNEAPESSSLPRPGVKEAEDGFSDEQQESSDEDMEWSGNNSLFANLSIPQLDGAADENSDSSLTDSSSRTQSSLIVTEKMLGKRNPFPGETVQLEPPSSAKILLECKHPEHRPVHVLDTEQPLDKHFQSKSSQDSSSECSTGFKVNKEIPYIPPVKHPIPCKIANHPEVSPICVDKEDIRPLYTFDKKTSIALDKTDLESFPFGNGKVAKTRKKYGSIKNVETNCLSILQNHRTFSLCYSELRNCSGKTDLELSQKDSKSPILRNISAPSPMEEDEFLDPQEEEMGQDSEEGDVGELKIRYEDYQENKTERTIVAQQEAHYKFFPSVILSNCLSRKKAGSKKLTDSCGKPVEAQPRRCRLKVNKKRLGMAGQRNKLNIVESSSSDSHVSTSLTSVTSACLQTVDREILDENSKEPEPVKDGPVTEGKPNTKEEPPIEERSINERTEPISEPPATNSTCFSEEAKDTAEDRLSPLQDLSAKVTCTKPSALPGSKYTLRAKRKMIYDSEDGEHSGSTRSKNPASVKDGKLKDSNVPSGQEVKYQKRRKKEPPIIIKYIIINRFKGQKNMLVKMSKVNAEEQLVLLTPDKLELYNKLAPLKDFWPKVPESTAVKFPVTEPKAKKHPKRKAKVNSTNKKTVSNSSKPRVRQGEWVKRTKGSQRGTILSSLLPPQPSYCELADDHDTEYTDVMLELGYLSDTSPSLTESTPPRCWSPSDPLMDSSEQLINPFSDPCLSSALHKPCTVSSIKGAQNKFQTARSKKSADSKRKVNKSATKPPEEGEPKKEKLRQSSGVAPRQRKKAKDVAEGTVNSSTNTTKPKRSRKKKTEEPKSHELSKDSSHLLFPEDELPPSESSSQEVPPFQQPVSTDSNSQCSPQTASTPDSNSVAQSIEPKVEYCETSIMEVNQSFSPLAQLKQQSCQTTVVKAEASQEECTAPPPPLAGLLLVEDSKDAQPVVDSPISGPKNGEIPTLCETPSGLAVLKQLLQKRQQGQTLPLKVVGTDNHSTAIAQATALLDPTTKPAKSRKAPSTTHRKPRAAKSTTPKDKKPRIRKGKTSSTQPNLTVKQEGNMSDDCPLFLSNPSLETCNFIEDSLSPELPHNYTFDINVIDQTEFSSPYSSSQFVLTDKNLPVKFLSDVSQEAITAQTLGFEKKLDRLLGCGEELQRGSDWHKAGPISPDLFDRPENRESVSNHLTFLDSERIKSRECDFSICKAHTLSPFQDFHCERKELLFSVCDPVLPLTLSSASFVDQEGSPTAELLDGIDGLTSTTPSSSPRSIGSLSQVRASQLLRGAGGGAHILKPLMSPPSREEILNTLLDLEMSEATFQEPFCSDPSDAPGKPMEVGGRKLTVGTRLAKELAEFSGDLSLEGLHFWKTAFSAMTHPTTITSSSQAQGAEASEAGKELAKPDPSSASDKKVVLLPCKNPPSRECVHLWLEARKQYECLQKWRRDTGLLKNGRAGLDVEEENPERTTQPSASCCPTVKVELCGNLSSIRTQRRKKGSLSLIISPMKNTGSQSKSSEVSPVSDEGAVGQEKEDDDDDDDDNKTTFPGSPELPPWQQSSQPSPSGPDQLSENRQSENFSEPLSPRLSNSLERLGENYSPSPLHVSNREEGRTSPHLLPSTPFLRKWRRSQEDLEPVCSTPISEDTPISQRLQQRRRSQADPLRRVLLTTQTKNQFAALNVPKKDNSQIEGPSIANSYGFKISMQNLQDAKALHEVQYLTLMGMELHARTRRDLEPDPEFDPICALFYCLSSDAPLPDVDSTQLTGAIVVDKDYQSCDQGGYKGAAPLLVRSGISGLQVKYATDEKMLFQELIAIMRRFDPDILLGYEVQMRSWGYLLQRAAVLRVDLCQQLSRVPGDSKENHFTTDRDEYGADTMTEISITGRITLNLWRVMKTEVTLNNYSFENTAFHVLHQRFPLYSPRTLSDWFDHNTDLYRWKMVDHYMSRVCGTMQLLQQHDIVGRTSELARLFGIQFFHVLTRGSQYRVESMMLRLAKPLNYIAVTPSIQQRAQQRAPQCLPLVMEPESRFYSNSVVVLDFQSLYPSIVIAYNYCFSTCLGHMDSLGTPDEFKFGCTSLRVPPDLLYQLRNDIAVSPNGIAFVKSSVRKGVLPSMLEEILNTRIMVKQSMKTYKQDKALTRLLEARQLGLKLIANVTFGYAAANYSGRMPSVEVGDSIVHKARETLERAIKLVNDTKKWGARVVYGDTDSMFVLLKGATKEQAFKIGNEIAEAVTATNPKPVKLKFEKVYLPCVLQTKKRYVGYMYENLDQKEPVFDAKGIETVRRDGCPAVSKILERSIKLLFETRDISQVKQFVQRQCVKVLDGRASMQDLTFAKEYRGSGSYRPGACVPALELTRRMMVYDRRLEPRVGERVPYVVVYGTPGMPLIQLVRRPMELLQDPGLRLNATYYITKQILPPLARMFQLIGVDVFSWYQELPRIQKASCSSAMGGEEAGRKGTISQYFTTLHCPVCDELTQLGVCSRCRAEPQRVVVTLYQDIRRWESQQDQLLKVCRNCSGCADRQVPCVSLDCPVLYKLARVNRQLSKAPYLRQLLEQF; from the exons ATCGTGGATTTGTCGATTCAACGGAGAGCGAGAAAGTCTTCATGAAGAGATTCAAGGAGATTCTGACGGAGAACAAGTTTGACGT GACACAAGCTCCATCTGTGGGTGTTGGGGAGGAGGACCAAGAGGATTTTCCTGCTGACCTCACTCTCCATTCTGACCCCCCGACCCCAGAGGGACTAGAGTGTACCACCGCTAATGCTGTGGAGGTGCACAGGGACTCGCAGCCAG ACTCTGTGAGCAGCAGTGGTAAAATCTCAGAGGAGGCTGTGGTTGACGAGGAGGCCATCTTGAGTGTCCTGGAGAACAGTCACACCTTCCTCTCGCTATCCCAAACATCCAACCACTCACCTCTGTTAG ACAGCAGCCAAGACCATGCCATCATCGATTTGCTGGCAGGCCTGGAGGATGATGGATTCTGCAGGACCCCCATTAGGCAGAATTCCCAGTCCCAGTCTCTTCCTGGTGCCAGGAGCTACCACTGCAacagtgatgaggaggaggcaggaCCAGAGCTGGACAGAGAAGAGGCAGAGCTCAGCGTGATAATGTCTCAGCGATGGGACAACGAGGCTCCTGAGAGTTCATCCTTACCAAG GCCTGGtgtgaaggaggcagaggacGGCTTCAGTGACGAGCAGCAGGAGTCCTCCGATGAAGACATGGAGTGGAGTGGGAATAACTCTCTGTTCGCCAACCTCTCCATCCCCCAGCTTGACGGGGCGGCAGACGAGAACAGCG ATTCATCCTTAACGGACAGTAGTTCCAGGACCCAGTCTTCTCTCATAGTAACAGAAAAGATGCTCGGGAAAAGAAATCCCTTCCCTGGGGAGACAGTACAACTGGAGCCACCTTCTTCAGCTAAAATCCTTCTGGAGTGCAAGCACCCTGAGCACAGACCAGTTCATGTGCTGGACACAGAGCAACCACTTGACAAGCACTTTCAATCAAAAAGCAGCCAGGACAGCAGTAGTGAATGTTCGACAGGGTTCAAGGTTAATAAAGAAATCCCCTACATCCCACCAGTCAAGCACCCTATCCCCTGCAAAATAGCCAATCACCCCGAGGTGTCTCCCATCTGTGTAGACAAAGAGGACATCCGACCCCTGTACACCTTTGACAAGAAAACCTCTATAGCCTTGGATAAGACAGATCTAGAGAGTTTTCCATTTGGTAATGGAAAGGTGGCCAAAACCAGGAAGAAGTATGGCAGCATAAAGAATGTAGAAACAAACTGTCTGTCCATTCTTCAGAACCACCGGACCTTCTCGCTCTGTTACTCAGAGCTGAGAAACTGCTCCGGGAAGACAGATCTGGAACTGAGCCAGAAGGACAGTAAAAGCCCCATCCTGAGGAACATCTCCGCCCCATCACCCATGGAGGAGGATGAGTTCCTTGATCCTCAGGAGGAAGAAATGGGCCAGGACAGTGAGGAGGGTGATGTTGGTGAACTCAAAATTAGGTACGAGGACTATCAGGAAAATAAGACTGAGCGGACTATCGTGGCCCAGCAGGAAGCGCACTACAAGTTCTTTCCCAGCGTCATCCTGTCCAACTGCCTCAGTAGGAAGAAAGCTGGGAGCAAAAAGCTTACAGATTCCTGCGGCAAACCAGTAGAGGCCCAGCCTCGCAGATGTAGGCtgaaagtgaataaaaaaaggttAGGAATGGCCGGACAGAGGAACAAATTAAACATAGTTGAAAGCTCATCCTCTGACAGCCACGTTAGTACTAGCCTCACCTCAGTCACATCTGCTTGTCTACAGACTGTGGACAGAGAGATTTTAGACGAAAACTCAAAAGAGCCTGAGCCAGTTAAAGATGGGCCTGTCACAGAGGGAAAGCCAAACACGAAAGAGGAGCCACCGATTGAGGAGAGGTCTATAAATGAAAGGACAGAACCAATTTCAGAGCCCCCTGCTACCAACTCCACTTGTTTTTCTGAAGAAGCTAAAGACACAGCAGAGGATAGGTTAAGCCCATTGCAAGATTTATCTGCCAAAGTCACCTGCACCAAACCTTCAGCACTGCCTGGTAGTAAATACACCCTGAGAGCCAAACGGAAGATGATCTATGATAGTGAAGATGGAGAACACTCAGGTTCCACTCGTTCTAAGAATCCAGCCTCTGTGAAAGACGGCAAGCTCAAGGACAGCAATGTACCCAGTGGGCAGGAAGTAAAATACCAGAAACGGCGCAAGAAAGAACCCCCAATCATCATCAAGTACATTATTATCAACAGGTtcaaaggacagaaaaacatgctggTGAAGATGTCCAAAGTGAATGCAGAGGAACAGTTGGTGTTGTTGACACCAGATAAGCTTGAGCTGTACAATAAACTGGCTCCACTCAAGGATTTCTGGCCCAAGGTGCCAGAATCAACTGCAGTCAAGTTTCCCGTGACTGAGCCAAAGGCCAAGAAACACCCCAAACGAAAGGCAAAGGTCAACTCCACCAATAAGAAAACAGTCAGCAACTCTTCCAAACCTCGAGTCAGACAGGGTGAATGGGTCAAACGGACTAAAGGCTCTCAGAGAGGCACAATTCTATCCTCTCTACTGCCCCCTCAGCCATCTTACTGTGAGCTAGCTGATGACCATGACACCGAGTATACCGATGTCATGTTGGAGTTGGGTTACCTCTCTGATACATCCCCAAGCCTTACAGAATCAACACCCCCGCGTTGTTGGTCCCCAAGTGACCCTCTTATGGACAGCTCAGAGCAGCTGATAAACCCATTCAGTGACCCATGTCTTAGTTCTGCTTTGCACAAGCCATGCACTGTGTCTTCAATCAAAGGAGCACAAAATAAGTTTCAAACTGCCAGATCCAAGAAATCTGCAGATAGTAAAAGGAAAGTTAATAAGTCAGCTACTAAGCCTCCAGAGGAAGGAGAgcccaaaaaggaaaaattaagacAAAGTAGTGGCGTTGCTccaaggcagagaaagaaagctaAAGATGTAGCTGAAGGTACTGTCAACAGTtctacaaacacaacaaaacctAAAAGGTCTCGCAAAAAGAAGACTGAGGAACCCAAAAGCCATGAGCTAAGTAAAGACAGCTCTCATCTCCTTTTCCCAGAGGATGAGCTACCTCCTTCTGAGAGTTCCTCTCAAGAGGTCCCTCCATTTCAGCAGCCAGTGAGCACAGATAGCAACAGCCAGTGCAGTCCCCAGACTGCATCTACGCCAGACTCTAACTCAGTAGCCCAGTCTATAGAACCAAAGGTTGAGTACTGTGAGACTTCAATCATGGAGGTCAACCAAAGTTTTTCACCACTGGCTCAGCTGAAGCAGCAAAGTTGCCAGACCACTGTGGTGAAGGCAGAGGCTTCACAGGAGGAGTGCacagctcctccacctcctctggcTGGACTACTCTTAGTGGAAGACAGCAAAGATGCCCAACCAGTGGTAGACTCCCCAATCTCAGGCCCTAAGAACGGGGAGATCCCCACTCTTTGTGAGACCCCTTCTGGCTTGGCTGTCCTAAAGCAGCTTCTCCAGAAGAGGCAGCAAGGACAGACCCTTCCCTTAAAAGTGGTTGGTACAGACAACCACTCCACTGCCATAGCTCAGGCCACAGCACTACTAGATCCTACAACTAAACCAGCTAAATCCAGAAAAGCTCCCTCTACCACTCATCGTAAACCAAGGGCCGCAAAATCTACCACCCCCAAGGATAAAAAGCCCAGAATTAGGAAAGGTAAGACAAGCAGCACTCAGCCAAATCTGACAGTGAAGCAGGAGGGCAACATGTCAGATGACTGCCCCCTCTTTTTGTCAAACCCATCCCTGGAGACTTGCAACTTCATAGAGGACAGCTTGTCACCAGAGCTACCACACAACTATACCTTTGATATAAATGTTATTGATCAGACTGAGTTCTCCAGCCCATATAGCAGTAGCCAGTTTGTCCTGACTGACAAAAATTTACCAGTTAAGTTCCTGAGTGATGTAAGCCAGGAAGCTATAACTGCTCAGACTTTGGGGTTTGAGAAGAAACTTGATAGGCTGCTTGGTTGTGGGGAGGAGCTTCAAAGGGGCTCTGACTGGCACAAAGCAGGGCCTATCAGTCCTGACCTCTTTGATAGACCTGAGAACCGGGAGTCTGTATCAAATCACCTCACATTCCTTGACTCTGAGAGAATCAAGAGCAGAGAGTGTGACTTCTCTATATGTAAAGCCCATACCCTCAGCCCCTTTCAAGACTTTCACTGTGAGAGAAAAGAGTTGCTCTTTTCCGTCTGTGATCCTGTCCTACCACTGACTTTAAGCTCAGCATCCTTTGTTGACCAGGAGGGCTCACCGACAGCAGAGCTTCTAGATGGCATTGATGGACTGACGTCCACCACACCCAGTAGCTCTCCCCGCTCCATCGGTTCACTATCCCAGGTGAGGGCAAGCCAGCTGCTGCGGGGGGCAGGAGGTGGAGCCCACATCCTCAAACCCCTCATGTCCCCTCCAAGCCGGGAGGAGATCCTCAACACTCTGCTGGACCTGGAGATGTCGGAGGCTACCTTCCAGGAGCCTTTCTGCAGCGACCCCTCTGATGCTCCAGGAAAACCAAT GGAGGTTGGTGGCCGTAAGCTAACAGTGGGTACCAGACTGGCTAAGGAGCTAGCAGAGTTCAGCGGAGACCTGTCTTTGGAGGGCCTCCATTTCTGGAAGACAGCTTTCTCAGCTATGACACACCCCACCACCATTACCTCATCTTCCCAAGCCCAGGGAGCCGAGGCCTCAGAAGCAGGTAAAGAGCTGGCCAAGCCCGACCCATCCTCAGCCAGCGACAAGAAAGTCGTTCTTTTGCCCTGCAAAAACCCACCAAGCCGAGAGTGTGTGCATCTGTGGCTGGAAGCCAGGAAACAGTATGAGTGTTTACAAAAATGGAGGAGAGACACAGGGCTGCTGAAGAATGGGAGGGCTGGGTTGGATGTTGAGGAGGAGAACCCAGAGAGAACCACGCAGCCATCTGCGTCATGCTGCCCAACAGTGAAGGTTGAGCTGTGTGGGAACCTTTCTAGTATCAGGActcaaagaagaaagaaagggagcCTGTCCTTAATCATCTCTCCTATGAAGAATACAGGCTCTCAAAGTAAATCCTCAGAGGTGAGTCCAGTTTCAGATGAAGGTGCTGTgggacaagaaaaagaagatgatgatgatgatgatgacgacaaTAAAACCACCTTTCCAGGGTCCCCAGAGCTGCCTCCATGGCAGCAGTCCTCTCAGCCCAGCCCCTCAGGTCCAGACCAGCTCAGTGAAaacagacaaagtgaaaacttttCAGAACCACTGTCACCTAGGCTCTCTAACTCCCTAGAGAGACTAGGAGAGAACTATAGTCCCTCACCCCTTCATGTCAGTAACAGGGAAGAGGGCAGGACTAGTCCCCATCTCCTTCCCAGCACCCCCTTCTTAAGAAAGTGGCGGAGAAGCCAAGAAGATCTAGAGCCAGTGTGCAGCACGCCCATATCTGAGG ATACTCCCATTTCTCAGAGActccagcagaggaggagaagccaGGCTGACCCACTGAGAAGAGTGTTACTGACCACACAGACAAAG AACCAGTTTGCTGCTTTGAATGTGCCAAAGAAAGATAACTCTCAGATTGAAGGGCCCAGTATAGCCAACTCTTACGGCTTCAAAATCAGCATGCAGAACTTGCAGGATGCCAAAGCTCTGCATGAG GTCCAGTACCTAACACTGATGGGCATGGAGCTCCATGCAAGAACCCGTCGTGACCTCGAACCTGACCCCGAGTTCGACCCAATATGTGCCTTATTCTACTGCCTCAGTTCTGATGCTCCCCTGCCAGATGTAGACAGCACCCAACTGACTGGTGCCATTGTGGTGGACAAAGACTATCAAAGTTGTGACCAAG GAGGTTACAAAGGAGCAGCGCCCCTGCTGGTCAGGTCGGGCATCTCTGGGCTGCAGGTGAAATACGCCACCGATGAGAAGATGCTGTTTCAGGAGCTTATCGCTATCATGAGGAG GTTTGACCCGGACATCCTGTTGGGATACGAGGTGCAGATGCGCTCCTGGGGCTACCTTCTTCAGCGTGCTGCGGTGCTCCGAGTGGACCTGTGTCAGCAGCTGTCACGAGTGCCAG GTGACTCCAAAGAGAACCACTTCACCACAGACAGGGATGAGTACGGAGCCGACACCATGACTGAGATCAGCATCACTGGACGCATCACCCTCAACCTGTGGAGGGTGATGAAGACTGAG GTGACGTTGAACAACTATAGTTTTGAGAATACGGCTTTCCATGTGCTCCACCAGCGTTTTCCCCTGTACAGCCCCCGCACGCTGTCCGACTGGTTTGACCACAACACCGACTTATACAG GTGGAAGATGGTCGATCACTACATGAGCCGAGTGTGCGGCACCATGCAGCTCCTGCAGCAGCACGACATCGTCGGCAGAACCAGCGAGCTGGCCAGGCTTTTTGGGATTCAGTTCTTCCATGTGCTGACCCGAGGATCACAg TACCGCGTTGAGTCCATGATGCTACGCTTGGCCAAGCCTCTGAACTACATCGCCGTGACACCCAGCATCCAGCAGCGAGCCCAGCAGAGGGCGCCACAGTGCCTCCCGCTGGTGATGGAGCCCGAGTCGCGCTTCTACAGTAACTCAGTGGTCGTGCTGGACTTCCAGTCCCTCTATCCCTCCATCGTCATCGCGTACAACTACTGCTTCTCCACCTGCCTTGGCCACATGGACAGCCTGGGAAC GCCTGATGAGTTTAAGTTTGGCTGCACCTCCCTGCGGGTTCCTCCCGATCTCCTCTACCAGCTCCGCAACGACATCGCCGTGTCACCCAATGGCATCGCCTTCGTCAAG TCCTCAGTGCGTAAAGGGGTCCTGCCAAGCATGCTGGAAGAGATCCTCAACACGAGGATCATGGTGAAGCAGTCAATGAAAACCTACAAGCAGGACAAAGCCCTCACGAGGCTGCTCGAAGCCCGACAGCTCGGACTCAAGCTCATTGCCAACGTCACCTTCGGCTACGCTGCGGCCAACTACTCTGGACGCATGCCCAGCGTGGAG GTTGGAGACAGCATCGTTCACAAAGCCAGAGAGACCCTGGAGAGAGCCATCAAGCTGGTCAATGACACTAAGAAATGGGGAGCGCGTGTTGTGTACGGAGACACGGACAG catgtttgttttgctgaagGGAGCCACCAAAGAGCAGGCCTTTAAGATCGGCAACGAGATCGCTGAGGCGGTGACCGCAACCAATCCCAAGCCTGTCAAGCTCAAGTTTGAGAAG GTGTACCTGCCCTGCGTCCTGCAGACAAAGAAGCGCTACGTGGGATACATGTACGAAAACCTTGACCAAAAGGAACCCGTGTTTGACGCCAAAGGGATCGAGACAGTGCGCCGTGACGGCTGCCCCGCTGTTTCCAAG ATTCTGGAGCGTTCCATTAAGCTGCTGTTTGAGACGCGGGACATCAGCCAGGTCAAACAGTTTGTGCAGCGTCAGTGTGTCAAGGTTCTGGACGGTCGGGCCAGCATGCAGGACCTGACCTTCGCCAAGGAGTACAGAGGCAGTGGCTCGTACCGGCCCGGGGCCTGCGTCCCTGCACTGGAGCTCACCAG GCGTATGATGGTGTACGACCGTCGCCTGGAGCCGCGCGTGGGAGAGCGGGTGCCCTACGTGGTCGTGTACGGGACGCCCGGCATGCCCCTCATCCAGCTGGTGCGTCGGCCCATGGAGCTTCTGCAGGACCCCGGCCTCCGACTCAACGCCACCTACTACATCACCAAGCAGATCCTGCCGCCGCTGGCCCGCATGTTCCAGCTGATCGGAGTGGACGTGTTCAGCTGGTACCAGGAGCTCCCCAGG ATCCAGAAAGCGTCCTGCTCCTCCGCGATGGGTGGAGAGGAAGCGGGGAGGAAGGGAACCATTTCTCAGTACTTCACCACGCTTCATTGCCCCGTGTGCGACGAGCTGACCCAGCTGGGCGTATGCTCGCGGTGTCGTGCCGAGCCCCAGCGAGTTGTTGTTACACTCTACCAGGACATAAGACGGTGGGAGAGTCAGCAAGACCAGCTGCTGAAG gtcTGTAGGAACTGTAGTGGCTGCGCAGACCGGCAGGTTCCCTGTGTGTCCCTGGACTGCCCCGTCCTGTACAAGCTGGCCCGGGTCAACAGACAGCTCTCCAAGGCCCCCTACCTCCGACAGCTGCTGGAGCAGTTCTGA